In one window of Cherax quadricarinatus isolate ZL_2023a chromosome 27, ASM3850222v1, whole genome shotgun sequence DNA:
- the LOC128691148 gene encoding putative uncharacterized protein DDB_G0277255 — translation MNNSLLRFLKANLRFARSAFAAQVLAMHLKENNASRGGICLMKPQDSLPSSTNTTSAHNNNNKDNDNEKVVLLINKHNNDNNNNNKCNPEGDKCVYPLLENPLLIVETDSGKRSPIDTDFISNTVSSTPTSSCTPTSSCTPTSSCTPTSSSTPTTSSSSTPSSTSLPEGEDGMTTSPASSLPDLSENVSFSSDRLHHPSISSGGLHHLRHVTSSSNGSLSSIDNDESDLESYSSLEVDIPRGDLKNFKNVKEKDSRTLLDLEVLGYLSRRPSSSSCGYQECEGWPVDSTSFTYVSLHCNDLSPDHSLYNNNVNELTECGAFIKSFYDKPKIQLQSDGLLCNKSGDDNGNVEPVGSTEDVGETCNKNTTKLEPPEYTSDDENPSDIEQKMAETKVKMNDAILSNGKEELSLHKLKHYLKHKESCGAAGGIKQHHNNTPMKQPSSLKLPEASDGDNRYTQVPESPIVDAYEKECLDVPEKMVRELENQAKESIVGEKEGGEEQGSTGDDFIPCKKEKMEINEHKKCRSGEQQQQQEKNTPTPADALTSTRTETDANKENALPVTSDVERSRASRVTFGAVEEACVVRRDSPQRRRERAALRKSVPQAASCSAASVRDRAKLGSPDGGEYSHFYVYYLSSSLTYLSP, via the exons GAAACCCCAGGATTCACtccccagcagcaccaacaccacgtctgcccacaacaacaataacaaagacaaCGACAACGAGAAGGTGGTGCTCCTcattaacaaacacaacaacgacaacaacaataacaacaagtgcAATCCAGAAGGGGACAAGTGCGTCTACCCACTACTAGAGAATCCGCTGCTCATTGTTGAGACAG ATTCTGGAAAGAGGAGCCCCATTGATACCGACttcatcagtaacactgtcagtagcACCCCCACCAGCAGCTGCACCCCCACCAGCAGCTGCACCCCCACCAGCAGCTGCACtcccaccagtagcagcacccctaccaccagcagtagcagcaccccCAGCAGCACCAGCCTGCCGGAGGGAGAGGATGGAATGACAACGTCACCAGCCTCCTCCCTGCCCGATCTCTCAG AAAACGTGAGTTTCAGCAGTGATCGTCTGCATCACCCGTCTATATCATCAGGGGGACTCCACCACTTGCGTCACGTCACATCCTCCTCCAATGGTTCCCTCTCCTCCATTGATAACGACGAATCTGACTTAGAATCTTACAGTTCACTGGAAGTAGACATACCCAGGGGCGACCTTAAGAACTTTAAGAATGTTAAAGAGAAAGATTCAAGGACTTTGTTAGATTTAGAAGTTCTTGGGTATCTATCCCGCCGACCTAGTTCTTCATCTTGTGGATACCAGGAGTGTGAGGGCTGGCCAGTGGATTCCACCAGTTTTACATACGTCTCTCTCCACTGTAATGATCTCAGCCCCGACCACAGTCTTTATAATAACAATGTAAATGAACTGACAGAGTGCGGCGCGTTCATTAAATCCTTTTATGATAAACCGAAAATCCAATTACAGAGTGACGGACTTTTGTGCAATAAATCTGGGGACGATAATGGAAATGTAGAGCCAGTGGGCAGTACAGAGGACGTCGGGGAAACATGTAACAAAAACACTACCAAACTTGAGCCGCCCGAATACACTTCGGACGACGAAAACCCTTCTGACATTGAGCAGAAGATGGCAGAGACGAAAGTTAAGATGAACGACGCAATATTGTCTAACGGCAAGGAGGAACTCTCACTCCATAAACTGAAGCACTACTTGAAGCACAAGGAGAGCTGTGGGGCCGCTGGTGGCATCaagcagcaccacaacaacacacccatgAAGCAGCCTAGCTCACTGAAGCTTCCGGAGGCTTCCGACGGTGATAACCGCTACACCCAGGTGCCAGAGAGCCCCATCGTCGATGCCTACGAAAAGGAATGCCTGGACGTGCCCGAGAAGATGGTTCGTGAGCTGGAGAACCAGGCTAAGGAGAGCATTGTTggtgagaaggagggaggagaggagcaAGGCAGTACCGGGGATGACTTCATCCCCTGTAAGAAAGAAAAAATGGAAATCAACGAGCACAAGAAGTGTCGTTcaggagagcagcagcagcagcaagagaagAACACCCCGACGCCAGCAGACGCCCTCACCTCTACGAGGACTGAGACAGATGCCAATAAGGAAAACGCCTTACCCGTCACCTCTGACGTCG AAAGGAGCCGTGCATCTAGAGTGACCTTCGGGGCGGTGGAGGAGGCCTGCGTAGTGCGGCGAGACAGTCCCCAGCGCCGCAGGGAGAGGGCAGCCCTCCGTAAGTCCGTGCCACAAGCGGCCTCCTGCTCAGCCGCCTCCGTCAGAGACAGAGCCAAGCTAGGATCTCCTGACGGCGGTGAGTACTCTCACTTCTACGTGTATTATCTCTCTAGTTCTCTGACATATCTCTCCCCCTAA